One Bacillus amyloliquefaciens DSM 7 = ATCC 23350 DNA window includes the following coding sequences:
- a CDS encoding cytochrome d ubiquinol oxidase subunit II has protein sequence MDITMDALIAISIVWGFVFIYAVMATMDFGAGFWSMIYLNKEQTKATNIANRYLSPTWEVTNVFIVAIVVALFSFFPGATFVLGTVLLIPGSIILLLLAIRSGFLVFSNTAKERKIMRYISGISGFIIPAVLILVLPVTHGGFIEKTGGVYHLNLANVFTSPNAYAFIGFAILSTLFLSSLLLADFSNVAEEEHAYRIYRRSSLITGPLSLLFAIFIMLTLRTEAGWLYTGMMKDLTWLILSVITFIIAGIALFLPNKRFGRNLGKPRIAMIAIALQYFLASYAYGRAHLPYMIYPDITVMSGFTEPATFRALFMTYIVAFIILFPGFYFFWKLFMKDRRYIRQEE, from the coding sequence ATGGACATTACCATGGATGCTCTCATCGCGATATCCATCGTATGGGGCTTCGTGTTTATCTACGCGGTTATGGCAACGATGGACTTCGGAGCCGGTTTTTGGTCTATGATTTATTTAAATAAAGAACAAACAAAGGCGACTAACATCGCCAACCGTTATTTATCCCCGACATGGGAAGTGACCAATGTCTTTATCGTCGCGATCGTTGTCGCCCTTTTCAGTTTCTTTCCCGGGGCAACTTTCGTGCTGGGTACCGTTTTATTGATTCCGGGGAGTATCATTTTGCTGCTTTTAGCTATCCGAAGCGGCTTTCTCGTTTTCTCCAATACGGCGAAAGAAAGAAAAATCATGAGATATATCTCCGGAATTTCAGGCTTCATTATTCCTGCTGTGCTGATTTTGGTACTTCCGGTGACACACGGAGGATTTATCGAGAAAACGGGCGGGGTGTATCACTTGAATTTGGCAAATGTCTTTACAAGCCCGAATGCGTATGCCTTTATCGGCTTTGCCATTTTAAGCACTTTATTTTTATCTTCGCTGCTTCTGGCCGACTTTTCAAATGTTGCGGAAGAGGAGCATGCGTATCGCATATACAGACGGAGCTCTTTAATAACAGGGCCGCTGTCTCTTCTTTTTGCGATCTTCATTATGCTGACATTGCGTACGGAAGCCGGCTGGCTGTATACGGGAATGATGAAAGACCTGACATGGCTCATCCTGTCTGTCATTACATTTATCATTGCCGGTATCGCTCTGTTTTTGCCGAATAAACGCTTCGGCAGAAACCTCGGCAAACCGAGGATCGCCATGATTGCCATTGCGCTGCAATACTTTCTGGCAAGCTATGCGTACGGACGGGCTCATCTTCCTTATATGATTTATCCCGACATTACGGTCATGTCAGGATTTACGGAACCCGCAACCTTCAGGGCGCTGTTTATGACGTATATCGTCGCGTTCATCATTTTGTTTCCCGGATTTTATTTCTTCTGGAAGCTCTTTATGAAAGACAGACGTTATATCCGCCAGGAGGAATAA